GCCGAAGACGAGCCCTGCGGTCAACGCCATCGGCGCGCTGACCATTGGTACGCAGCAGGCCAGCAACAGGAGCCAGAACAGTAGTTTTAATCCCTTGGTGTCATTCATCTCCAGCTCCTTGTGCCTGAGTCTCTTGCAAAATTACTGCGGAGGCCGCCTACTGCGTTACGTGCTGTTTGCTCCTTCGCCTAACTGTTATGTCTCAGTCGCTGCGCGACCTACGCCTTGTATCCGACCTTCTTCATAACATTTTGCAGGAGACTCAACTGATTGATGGTTGCTACTTTAGTCAGAAATAATTATAAATAAAAATGAATAATAATTATTAAATTGATCAATGGGATTTATGAATGTCCTTGTCCCTCCGACAACTGGAAATTTTTGAAAAGATCGCCTCCACCGGTAGTGTTACCAGGGCCGGAGAGGAGCTGCTGCTGACCCAGTCAGCGGTCAGCATGGCCCTGTCCCAGCTTGAACAGCTCAGCAGTGTCCCGCTCTTTGAGCGATCAGGCAGACGTCTGGTGCTGAATGATGCCGGTCGGCTGTTACTGAAGGATGCCCGTGACATACTCCTGGCTGTCAAACGGGTTGAACAACAGTTACAGGGTGAAACCGGCCAGCTGGCAGGAGAACTGCTTGTCGGCGGCAGCACCACCATTGCCAACTACCTGCTGCCGTCGCTGTTAGGTGATTTTGCCCGCAGCTACCCGCACACCAGGGTGCAATTAACAGTTGGCAATACGCAACAGGTGGCAGATCTGCTGGCAGCTGGACAGCTGGATATCGCCTTTGTAGAGGGGCCTTGCCATAACCGCGAACTGGTTGCCGTGCATTGGCGGGATGATGAACTGGTGGTGGTGGCCGGCGCTGAACACCCGTGGGGCAGGGATAAGCGGGTGACACCGGAGCAGTTGGCCGCAGCCCCCTGGATTATGCGGGAAAAAGGTTCCGGTACCCGTGAAATCTTTGAAGATGCCATGGACAGGGCCGGCATCAGGTATGACATTGCGCTGGAGTTTGGTCATACCGAGGCGATCAAGAACGGTGTTGCTGCCGGGCTGGGGGTAAGCTGTCTCTCGCGGATTGCCGTTGATCGGGAGCTGGAATACGGCCGGCTGGTTGAAGTAGCAAGTCCGTTGCTGCTGGATCGTTCACTGACCCTGCTGAAGCGGCGTAACAGCCACTGCAGCGCCCTGCTGAATGCCTTTTTAAAGGTGTCAGGCGGTGTATGCTAAGTGTGATCTAGCACAAATTAATGACATGCTTGAAAAGACTGCTATAGTTGCCAGAGGAGAGCTTACACGATGAAAACAGCTGCAACCATCGCCCTGTTTTGTGCCGGGGGCGGGCTGACCCGCTACTATCTGTCCGGCTGGATCTATGGCCTGTTGGGACGGGCCTTTCCCTACGGTACCCTTGTGGTGAATATCATCGGTGCTTACTGCATCGGCCTGATCATGGAACTTGGTCTACGCAGCACCATGCTTTCGGACACCCTGCGGATCGGTCTGACGGTCGGGTTCATGGGGGGGCTGACCACCTTTTCAACCTTCAGCTATGAGACCTTCAAGCTGCTGGAGGATGGACAGTTTGTGATGGCCTTTACCAATGTGCTGGCCAGCGTGGCGGTCTGTCTGTTGTGTACCTGGCTGGGAATTATAACGGTTCGGTCGCTGGCATAATC
Above is a window of Trichlorobacter lovleyi SZ DNA encoding:
- the crcB gene encoding fluoride efflux transporter CrcB; protein product: MKTAATIALFCAGGGLTRYYLSGWIYGLLGRAFPYGTLVVNIIGAYCIGLIMELGLRSTMLSDTLRIGLTVGFMGGLTTFSTFSYETFKLLEDGQFVMAFTNVLASVAVCLLCTWLGIITVRSLA
- a CDS encoding LysR substrate-binding domain-containing protein encodes the protein MSLSLRQLEIFEKIASTGSVTRAGEELLLTQSAVSMALSQLEQLSSVPLFERSGRRLVLNDAGRLLLKDARDILLAVKRVEQQLQGETGQLAGELLVGGSTTIANYLLPSLLGDFARSYPHTRVQLTVGNTQQVADLLAAGQLDIAFVEGPCHNRELVAVHWRDDELVVVAGAEHPWGRDKRVTPEQLAAAPWIMREKGSGTREIFEDAMDRAGIRYDIALEFGHTEAIKNGVAAGLGVSCLSRIAVDRELEYGRLVEVASPLLLDRSLTLLKRRNSHCSALLNAFLKVSGGVC